In a genomic window of Acropora muricata isolate sample 2 chromosome 2, ASM3666990v1, whole genome shotgun sequence:
- the LOC136905843 gene encoding ribosomal oxygenase 1-like translates to MKAHSRKRSAFSIYQSHRKTEVETEAREEGKTDKTPGARKRRHEESSTNRSAKRFNKADSASSKSVNSEETNGVFDHEDHSSDNTETKKGKGKLLSKANKLRQSLTFSSRKKKRQGYQSYDGDLEKSSSSVTINSCPESTDCGTEGDAVRDDGGDLQQEEMEADKLFSWLISPVKPGKFFSDLWEQKPLLVKRHQANYNEGWFSTKEFDDILRQRCVQFSVNLDVTSYKNGVRETHNPRGRALAPVVWDFYENGCSVRLLNPQTFSHSIWRLTSLLQEYFGCFVGANVYLTPPGSQGFAPHYDDIEAFVVQLEGRKHWRLYNPRSDMETLPRYSSTNFSEDEIGEPILDTELVAGDVLYFPRGTIHQADTSSDSHSLHITLSTYQKNAWIDFMEKLLPGALQVAFEEDLEFREGLPLDFLNYMGVANAEVNGKGRTEFLKKVEKLMMKLVSHAPVDAAADQLSVGILHDCLPPVLTEEETKKSIFGSDSSWKDGSISNKITIDGETEIRLIRRGVARLVVEGECVNVYHTLENSRVYHENELDRVQFGLEAGPMVEIILASFPEYIKVSDLPHDDINYKVDLVTLLYEKGILVRK, encoded by the exons ATGAAAGCGCACTCAAGAAAACGTTCAGCATTTTCTATTTATCAGTCGCATCGGAAAACAGAAGTTGAAACTGAGGCACGGGAAGAAGGAAAAACGGACAAGACGCCTGGCGCGCGAAAGAGGCGACACGAGGAGAGTTCGACCAACCGGTCTGCTAAAAGGTTCAATAAAGCTGACAGCGCTAGCAGCAAAAGTGTGAACAGTGAAGAGACAAATGGAGTTTTTGATCATGAAGATCACAGCTCCGACAATACGGAAACAAAGAAAGggaaaggaaaattgttaagCAAGGCTAATAAACTCCGCCAGAGCTTGACTTTCTCGAGCAGGAAGAAAAAGAGGCAAGGCTATCAAAGTTACGATGGCGATTTGGAGAAGTCCTCTAGTAGTGTTACCATCAACAGCTGCCCTGAGAGTACAGATTGCGGGACAGAAGGGGATGCAGTGAGGGACGATGGCGGTGATTTACAACAAGAAGAGATGGAAGCTGACAAGCTGTTCTCCTGGTTAATCAGTCCAGTGAAACCTGGGAAGTTTTTCAG TGATTTATGGGAACAAAAACCACTGTTGGTCAAAAGACATCAAGCAAATTACAACGAAGGCTGGTTCAGTACAAAAGAGTTTGATGATATACTGAGACAG CGCTGTGtccaattttctgtaaacttgGATGTCACCTCTTATAAGAATGGAGTGCGAGAGACCCACAATCCCAGAGGCAGAGCACTGGCACCTGTTGTTTGGGATTTTTACGag AATGGCTGTTCAGTGAGATTACTGAATCCACAAACCTTTTCTCACTCCATCTGGAGGTTGACGTCACTTTTGCAGGAATATTTTGGTTGCTTTGTGGGTGCAAATGT TTATCTTACTCCCCCTGGTTCACAAGGATTTGCACCACACTATGATGACATTGAAGCCTTTGTTGTGCAGCTTGAAGGAAGAAAACACTGGCGTCTTTATAATCCAAG GAGCGACATGGAAACATTACCAAGATACTCCAGTA CAAATTTTTCAGAGGATGAAATTGGAGAACCTATCCTTGATACAGAGCTTGTTGCTGGAGATGTTCTTTATTTTCCAAGAGGAACAATTCACCAG GCAGACACTTCAAGTGACTCACACTCTTTACACATCACACTGTCCACTTATCAAAAGAATGCTTGGATAGATTTTATGGAAAAA CTTCTTCCTGGAGCTCTACAAGTTGCTTTTGAAGAGGATCTGGAATTTCGGGAAGGTTTACCCCTCGATTTTCTCAACTATATGGGTGTGGCCAATGCAGAGGTG AACGGCAAAGGAAGAACTGAGTTTCTCAAAAAAGTGGAAAAACTTATGATGAAGTTAGTGTCACATGCTCCTGTGGATGCAGCAGCTGACCAG TTATCTGTTGGCATTCTTCATGACTGCTTGCCTCCTGTCCTAACAGAAG aagaaacaaaaaagagcaTTTTTGGAAGTGATTCATCCTGGAAGGATGGAAGTATCTCAAACAAAATTACCATTGATGGAGAGACAGAAATAAGACTCATAAGGAGAGGGGTTGCGAG ATTGGTAGTGGAGGGCGAATGTGTCAATGTTTATCACACATTGGAAAATTCCCGCGTGTATCATGAAAATGAATTGGACAGAGTTCAGTTTGGTCTTGAG GCTGGGCCAATGGTAGAAATCATCTTGGCCAGTTTTCCAGAGTATATCAAAGTAAGCGATCTTCCGCATGACGACATCAACTACAAA
- the LOC136905889 gene encoding palmitoyltransferase ZDHHC22-like, whose translation MPSKFTGFARDRYPGKTPKTKIFGPHLLGVGYVFTTIILVFWLEVFEVIPSLFEPFNRLFLVNLVLFIYSMINIIGNYYHLVTADTFSKNSETQNEERDGVFYCQSCAQNSPPRSHHCSVCDRCVLRRDHHCFFAATCVGHTNLRFFLVFNFFVFITSAYVFVINLFYLHHAIGPLLPVSFEAICKVVPLLTLFKVWTGSVTFFYYLVVVVTWLCMIQVLGCVTCFSFQMALLFLGQTTYEWRHNIHIYDKGWRKNFLGICGSHWYLWWLFPFPQSNPAVPKEEDDFLQYISKTSKYV comes from the coding sequence ATGCCCTCGAAATTTACTGGATTTGCCCGAGATAGGTATCCTGGCAaaacaccaaaaacaaaaatattcgGACCTCATTTGCTTGGAGTTGGATATGTCTTTACAACAATCATTCTTGTTTTCTGGTTGGAAGTTTTCGAAGTGATACCAAGTTTGTTCGAACCCTTTAACAGGCTCTTTCTTGTGAACTTGGTACTGTTTATCTACTCCATGATCAACATCATCGGAAACTACTATCACTTGGTAACAGCTGATACATTTTCCAAGAACTCCGAAACGCAGAATGAAGAAAGAGATGGAGTTTTTTACTGTCAATCATGCGCGCAGAATTCGCCTCCAAGGTCTCACCATTGCTCGGTCTGTGACAGGTGTGTTTTAAGACGAGATCATCACTGTTTTTTTGCTGCAACCTGCGTTGGTCACACAAACTTGCGATTCTTTttagttttcaatttctttgtatttatcaCTTCTGCTTATGTGTTTGTTATAAACCTTTTCTACCTTCACCACGCTATTGGGCCGTTACTTCCGGTAAGCTTCGAAGCCATTTGCAAGGTGGTTCCACTACTGACCTTGTTTAAGGTGTGGACCGGAAGTGTCACGTTCTTCTACTACCTGGTGGTTGTCGTGACATGGCTTTGTATGATTCAAGTTCTTGGATGTGTGACATGCTTTTCCTTTCAAATGGCTCTGCTATTTTTGGGACAGACAACCTATGAATGGAGACACAACATACATATTTATGATAAAGGTTGGAGGAAGAACTTTCTTGGTATTTGTGGAAGTCATTGGTATCTGTGGTGGCTGTTTCCATTTCCTCAGTCAAATCCAGCAGTGCCAAAAGAAGAAGATGACTTTCTTCAATATATTTCTAAAACatcaaaatatgtttaa
- the LOC136905875 gene encoding cardiolipin synthase (CMP-forming)-like, producing MAGACLSCKALRSKFYIMTLLKPIFISTELKHVIPAGLISRTGFVRCRHFYENRNSSRCLSLRDRQQFKVNDMPRINTQWSRNINGTLFLLHRDPGEAKLRGIQFKAKIEQMKEMKEDVFTIPNLLSTLRMLSTPVLGYLVLSQDYVSSVVLFGIAGITDLLDGFIARNFKNQKSVLGTILDPLADKILISVLTVSLTMVSLLPVPLTVLILSRDAFLVSYAFYLRFKSLPSPKSLSRYFDINLPTVELRPNLLGKVNTVLQLALVGCSLAAPVLGFVDHPYLHYLWFTVATSTIMSSISYLIYFKESVKYLK from the exons ATGGCGGGCGCTTGTTTGTCGTGCAAAGCGCTGCGCTCAAAATTTTACATCATGACATTACTCAAACCGATATTTATTTCAACAGAACTCAAACACGTTATACCTGCGGGTTTGATCTCTAGAACGGGCTTCGTTCGCTGTCGGCATTTCTACGAGAATAGAAATTCTTCACGCTGTTTGTCCCTAAGGGATCGACAACAATTTAAAGTAAATGACATGCCCAGGATTAACACCCAGTGGTCACGAAATATAAATGGCACGTTATTTTTGCTGCATCGGGATCCTGGAGAGGCAAAGCTCAGGGGAATCCAATTCAAGGCGAAAATTgagcaaatgaaagaaatg AAAGAAGATGTATTTACCATTCCAAACTTGCTGTCAACTCTCAGAATGCTTTCCACACCTGTCCTTGGCTACCTGGTGCTTTCACAGGATTATGTCAGCTCCGTGGTATTGTTTGGAATTGCAGGGATCACTGACTTG CTTGATGGATTCATAGCAAGGAATTTCAAAAACCAGAAGTCTGTTCTAGGCACCATTTTGGACCCTTTGGCTGACAAGATTCTTATCTCTGTTCTGACAGTCTCTCTTACAATGGTCTCTCTTTTACCAG TTCCTCTAACTGTGTTGATCCTCAGTCGAGATGCTTTTCTAGTCAGCTATGCATTTTACCTGAGATTTAAGTCCCTTCCTTCGCCG AAATCACTTTCCCGATATTTTGACATCAACTTACCCACTGTAGAATTAAGACCAAACTTGCTTGGAAAG gtcAATACTGTCTTGCAGTTAGCTTTAGTTGGTTGTTCATTGGCAGCACCTGTTCTAGGATTTGTAGATCATCCATATCTGCATTATTTATG gTTCACAGTAGCAACTTCAACCATAATGTCCAGTATTAGTTACCTCATCTACTTTAAAGAATctgtaaaatatttgaaataa
- the LOC136905905 gene encoding complex I intermediate-associated protein 30, mitochondrial-like has protein sequence MASAGKGIFRNVRGFFQKPAVKKVVDTFFPDPMDKFKFEDVLWDFKNKAALEEWTLITDDQFGGKSTAEFVQSPGGRAIFKGNISTELPPATDVKYTGMCSIRAQPKWDWMGDVVTNDISDFDGIQMRLRGDGRTYAFNIQTHSIREDDIHQTFIHTRGGPLWEIVRIPFTKFVLTNAGYLQDHQMDFPRIRTVGFTLADHNTGPFHLEIDYIKMVMFMYKPKHFQYHYNRDF, from the exons ATGGCGTCTGCGGGGAAGGGTATTTTCAGAAATGTACGAGGTTTCTTCCAGAAGCCAGCGGTTAAAAAGGTCGTTGACACGTTCTTTCCAGATCCCATGGATAAATTCAAGTTTGAGGATGTTTTGTGGGATTTCAAAAATAAGGCAGCCTTAGAGGAGTGGACGCTGATAACAGATGATCAGTTTGGTGGCAAATCAACCGCTGAGTTTGTACAGAGTCCTGGCGGACGAGCAATTTTCAAAGGAAATATATCGACTGAATTACCACCTGCGACAGACGTCAAGTACACTGGAATGTGTTCTATAAGAGCGCAACCTAAATGG gATTGGATGGGAGATGTTGTAACAAATGACATATCAGACTTTGATGGTATTCAAATGAGATTAAGGGGAGATGGAAGAACTTATGCGTTTAACATTCAAACCCACAGTATAAGGGAGGATGACATACATCAGACATTCATCCATACAAGAGGTGGCCCACTGTGGGAAATAGTACGG ATCCCATTTACAAAATTCGTCTTAACCAATGCAGGATATCTTCAAGACCATCAAATGGATTTTCCAAGAATTAGAACTGTCGGTTTCACTTTAGCTGATCACAACACGGGGCCTTTCCATCTGGAAATTGACTATATCAAAATGGTGATGTTTATGTACAAGCCAAAGCATTTCCAGTATCATTATAACAGAGACTTTTGA
- the LOC136905859 gene encoding uncharacterized protein — MENFSLSRQNEDFYGGRIVNEMKDGLNNLILQLTSIGLSVHVLQNRAVVTERNEHRAFKVVDGEAALQFVNQPQHADKIICFNSERFYCHTEYLVLRSQYFRALFNGVYRETSMDVISIHLPAAGNVEPILHFLYSGIADGVLFEPSEIFNTIQNASFLGVDELLEQAAAHFATIWKILTVSPLFRGIIDSKFVDLILELGTKNDSFGDGDKLRIVVLWDEEEDQEGNFPESNRLLMEHRCLEKAKISDLEWALDKKPRLFSSLEQSAFRVVYKRTIQDSARIHEKVRVHEDKIKALSQCVRTLTRQLEEVRCNRCHLFLPRAALKSRTCIVSRHFGKYKVNQGWSCCGQLIKRSRGCKPVSLSKHCVDFYSRSR, encoded by the coding sequence ATGGAGAACTTTAGCCTTTCGAGACAAAATGAAGACTTCTATGGTGGTCGAATTGTAAACGAGATGAAAGATGGACTAAACAACTTGATACTTCAGCTAACCTCTATCGGGCTCAGTGTACACGTGCTTCAGAATCGCGCTGTGGTGACGGAGAGGAACGAACACAGAGCATTTAAAGTTGTCGATGGGGAAGCCGCCTTGCAGTTCGTGAATCAACCGCAACATGCAGACAAAATCATTTGCTTCAACTCAGAGCGTTTCTATTGTCACACAGAGTACCTTGTGCTCAGAAGTCAATATTTCAGAGCCTTGTTCAATGGTGTTTATCGTGAAACATCAATGGATGTAATCTCTATTCACCTCCCAGCTGCGGGAAACGTCGAGCCCATTTTGCACTTCCTTTATTCGGGCATCGCCGACGGCGTGCTTTTCGAACCAAGCGAAATCTTTAACACAATTCAAAACGCAAGCTTTTTGGGCGTGGACGAGTTGTTGGAACAAGCGGCCGCGCATTTCGCTACCATCTGGAAAATCTTAACTGTTTCTCCACTGTTCAGAGGTATCATTGATTCGAAATTTGTCGATCTTATTCTGGAGTTGGGAACAAAAAATGATTCTTTCGGAGACGGAGACAAACTTAGAATAGTTGTTCTCTGGGATGAAGAAGAGGACCAAGAAGGAAATTTCCCGGAATCGAATCGTCTTCTAATGGAACATAGATGTTTAGAAAAAGCCAAAATTTCAGATTTAGAATGGGCGTTGGATAAGAAACCACGACTATTTAGTTCTTTGGAGCAATCTGCATTCCGTGTGGTCTACAAACGCACGATTCAAGATTCCGCGCGTATCCACGAGAAAGTGCGCGTCCACGAGGACAAGATTAAGGCCCTCAGTCAATGTGTGCGCACCTTAACCAGACAGCTTGAAGAAGTCCGTTGTAACAGATGCCACTTATTTCTTCCACGAGCAGCCCTAAAGAGCAGGACATGCATAGTCTCCCGTCATTTTGGAAAATATAAAGTGAACCAGGGATGGAGCTGTTGTGGACAGCTTATAAAGCGAAGTAGGGGTTGCAAGCCTGTGAGTCTCTCAAAGCATTGCGTCGACTTTTATTCGAGGTCAAGATAG
- the LOC136893855 gene encoding multiple coagulation factor deficiency protein 2 homolog, with translation MRFPIVLTSFAGLFCLVSSHGEHETGQKNPLHDSKLTHDKEHIKEHLKDEVDIKDEQMSDEDLQFHYFKLHDYDNNNKLDGIELMNAMTHYHNEEGEEGKTPQYAENEMGNMIDQILEEDDLNKDGYIDYPEFVASQKS, from the exons ATGAGGTTTCCGATCGTACTTACATCGTTTGCTGGCCTTTTTTGCTTGGTTTCTTCCCATGGTGAACATGAGACTGGCCAAAAGAATCCACTGCATGATTCAAAGTTGACTCATGACAAAGA ACATATAAAAGAACATCTGAAAGATGAAGTTGATATCAAAGATGAACAAATGTCCGATGAAGACTTGCAATTCCATTATTTCAAATTACATGActatgacaacaacaacaagttagaTGGTATAGAACTCATGAACGCTATGACGCATTACCATAACGAAGAAGGGGAGGAAGGCAAAACCCCTCAGTATGCAGAGAATGAAATGGGAAACATGATTGACCAAATTTTGGAGGAAGATGACCTTAACAAGGATGGCTACATTGATTATCCAGAATTTGTCGCATCGCAGAAGTCTTGA